The DNA region ACCGCGCCCTCCGTCTTCTGGGCCTTCAGGTACTCGGTGATCTGGGCCGTCGCGTCCTTCTCGGCGATCGTCCCGGCCGCCTTGCGCTCCTCGACGCGGATGATGTCGTAGCCGAACTCCGTCTCGACCACGCCGGAGACCTCCCCGGGCTTCAGCGCGAACGCCACGTCGTCGAACGCCGGCACCATCTGCCCCCGCTCGAAGAAGCCCAGGTCGCCGCCCTCGGGAGCCGACGGACAGTCGGAGTTCGCCTTCGCCAGGTCCTCGAAGCTCGCGCCTCCCTTGATCTGGGCGAGCAGCCCCTCGGCCTTCGCGCGCTTGGCCGCCTTGGCGACCGCATCGTCGTTCTCGCCGAACTGCACGAGGATGTGGCGCGCCCGCACCTGCTCGGGGATCGCGAAGCTCTCGGCGTTGCCCGCGTAGAAGGCGTGCACCTCCGCGTCGCTGACAGTCACGCCCGCGGCGACACCCTCCTCGACCAGCCGCTGGATGCTCAGGTTGCGGGAGACGAGCGCGCGCAGGCTCTCCGTGTCAAGCCCGCCCTTGGCCAGGGCGGCGGCGAAGGCCTCCGCGGTCTCGAACTGCGCGCGCGCCTGCTCGATCTCCGCGTCCACGGCCGCCGGGGTCGCCAGCAGATTGCGCTTGCGCGCCTCCTGGTGCAACAGTTCCTCGTCGATCAGGCGGTCGAGCACCTGCGCCCGCACCTCGTCGGTCGCGGCAGCCGGCGCCTCCTCCCCCTCCGTGCCCCCGCCCTGAACGACGAAGGCCAGGTTCCGCTCGAAATCGCCGCGCGTGATGACCGCGCCGTTCACCCGCGCCATCGGCGTCGCCGCCGCGACGGGAGTCCCCGCCGCCGCCGGCGCCGCTCCCTGTGCCGCCGCGGCCTGTTCCGCCGCCGCACCCGCCGGTGACCAGGCCATCATCGCCGTCGCCGCGACGGCGGCGCCCCAACGCATCCACTCTCTCACGGTGTTCTCTCCTTCCGGGTTCCTGGCGCTGCCGCGATCCGCGGCACTTCGGGTGATGCTACCATCCGCCACCGCACCCTGTCATCCCTGCTTTCTGCCGTGGAAGTACTCGCTGCCCGCCCCGGGGTAGACCACCCGGTCGCCGGGGGCCGCGGGCTCCGGCCAGACCCCGGGCTGCGGCGCCGCGCCTTCCAGCGCCACCGCCCCGGGCTGCCGGTCGGCGAAG from bacterium includes:
- a CDS encoding peptidylprolyl isomerase, with amino-acid sequence MREWMRWGAAVAATAMMAWSPAGAAAEQAAAAQGAAPAAAGTPVAAATPMARVNGAVITRGDFERNLAFVVQGGGTEGEEAPAAATDEVRAQVLDRLIDEELLHQEARKRNLLATPAAVDAEIEQARAQFETAEAFAAALAKGGLDTESLRALVSRNLSIQRLVEEGVAAGVTVSDAEVHAFYAGNAESFAIPEQVRARHILVQFGENDDAVAKAAKRAKAEGLLAQIKGGASFEDLAKANSDCPSAPEGGDLGFFERGQMVPAFDDVAFALKPGEVSGVVETEFGYDIIRVEERKAAGTIAEKDATAQITEYLKAQKTEGAVEALVKELRAAAKIEKLS